Proteins encoded together in one Canis lupus familiaris isolate Mischka breed German Shepherd chromosome 25, alternate assembly UU_Cfam_GSD_1.0, whole genome shotgun sequence window:
- the PRSS56 gene encoding serine protease 56 isoform X1: MLLPVLLLLLLLPLPDPWSAYGHPLYMRLPPSTLQALSAQGTKALQAAQRSAQWAVNRVAMEIQHRLHECRGCANHTIPCPAGPWRSRPQAPLLQDPAEPGPCGERRPSTVNVTRAHGRIVGGSAAPPGAWPWLVRLHLGGQPLCGGVLVAASWVLTAAHCFAGAPNELLWTVTLAEGPRGEQAEEVPVNRILPHPKFDPRTFHNDLALVQLWTPVSRAGAVRPVCLPQGPREPPAGTACAIAGWGALFEDGPEAEAVREARVPLLSADTCKRALGPELHPSSMLCAGYLAGGIDSCQGDSGGPLTCSEPGPQPREVLYGVTSWGDGCGEPGKPGVYTRVAVFRDWLQEQMSAPPSSREPSCRELLAWDPPGEPLADAAAPCAFYARLCPGPAAACARLAQQQCLQRRRRCELRSLAHTLLGLLRGAQELLGPSPGMRRLAPFLARPALALLEPPRHPAREQRLHPGSRAAGARFPKRRPEQREEANGCPGLEGLRQKLTTLQGTHAWILQVPSEHLAMDFQEVLADLGSKTLTGLFRAWVRAGLGGQHVVFGGLVGLEPATMARSLPRLLVQALQAFRLAALAEAEGSQMGARQRQGLGTKGHHSLSPQISPARGP, encoded by the exons ATGCTGCTTcccgtgctgctgctgctgctgctgctgcccctccCAGACCCATGGTCTGCCTATGGGCACCCCCTGTATATGCGCCTACCCCCCAGCACCCTGCAAG CTctgtcagcccagggcacgaAAGCATTGCAGGCTGCCCAGAGGAGCGCCCAGTGGGCAGTGAATCGAGTGGCAATGGAGATCCAGCACAGACTGCACGAGTGCAGAGGTTGTGCCAACCACACCATCCCATGCCCCG CAGGACCCTGGCGTTCTAGGCCTCAGGCTCCCCTCCTCCAAGATCCAGCAGAGCCAG GGCCGTGCGGCGAGAGGCGCCCGAGCACTGTCAACGTGACCCGTGCCCACGGCCGCATTGTGGGGGGTAGCGCTGCGCCCCCCGGGGCCTGGCCCTGGCTGGTGCGGCTGCACCTCGGGGGGCAGCCTCTGTGCGGCGGCGTCCTGGTGGCGGCGTCCTGGGTGCTCACCGCGGCGCACTGCTTCGCGGG CGCCCCGAACGAGCTTCTGTGGACGGTGACGCTGGCCGAGGGCCCCCGGGGGGAGCAAGCGGAGGAGGTGCCGGTGAACCGCATCTTGCCCCACCCCAAG TTCGACCCGCGGACCTTCCACAACGACCTGGCCCTGGTGCAGCTGTGGACGCCGGTGAGCCGGGCGGGGGCGGTGCGCCCCGTGTGCCTGCCCCAGGGTCCCCGGGAGCCCCCAGCCGGCACGGCTTGCGCCATCGCGGGCTGGGGGGCCCTCTTCGAAG ACGGGCCTGAGGCCGAGGCGGTGAGGGAGGCGCGAGTGCCCCTGCTCAGCGCTGACACCTGCAAAAGGGCGCTGGGGCCCGAGCTGCACCCCAGCAGCATGCTCTGTGCCGGCTACCTGGCCGGGGGCATCGACTCATGCCAG GGTGACTCCGGAGGCCCCCTGACCTGTTCTgagcctggcccccagcccagggaggTCCTGTACGGAGTCACCTCCTGGGGGGACGGATGCGGAGAGCCAGGGAAGCCCGGGGTCTACACTCGTGTGGCCGTGTTCAGAGACTGGCTCCAGGAGCAGATGAGCG caccCCCCTCCAGCCGGGAGCCCAGCTGCAGGGAGCTGCTGGCCTGGGACCCGCCGGGGGAGCCGCTGGCCGACGCCGCCGCGCCCTGCGCCTTCTACGCGCGCCTGTGCCCCGGGCCCGCGGCCGCCTGTGCGCGGCTGGCGCAGCAGCAGTGCCTGCAGCGCCGGAGGCGATGCG AGCTGCGCTCGCTGGCGCACACCCTGCTGGGCCTGCTGCGGGGCGCTCAGGAGCTGCTCGGCCCGAGCCCGGGGATGCGGCGCCTGGCCCCCTTCCTGGCGCGCCCCGCCCTGGCGCTCctggagcctcccaggcaccccgcCCGCGAGCAGCGGCTGCACCCAG GATCGCGGGCTGCCGGCGCTCGGTTCCCGAAGCGGAGGCCGGAGCAGCGCGAGGAAGCGAACG gctgccctgggctggaAGGCCTGCGACAGAAGTTGACCACCCTTCAGGGCACCCATGCCTGGATCCTACAGGTTCCATCAGAGCACTTGGCCATGGACTTTCAGGAG GTCCTGGCCGATCTGGGCTCCAAGACACTGACTGGCCTCTTCCGAGCATGGGTACGGGCAGGCTTGGGGGGCCAGCATGTGGTCTTTGGTGGCCTGGTAGGCCTGGAGCCAGCCACGATGGCCCGCAGCCTCCCCCGGTTGCTGGTACAAGCCTTGCAGGCCTTCCGCTTGGCCGCCCTGGCGGAGGCAGAGGGATCCCAGAtgggagcaaggcagagacaggGGCTGGGGACCAAGGGGCATCACTCACTCAGTCCTCAGATTTCTCCAGCCAGGGGGCCATGA
- the CHRND gene encoding acetylcholine receptor subunit delta isoform X1 has translation MEGPVLTLGLLAILVACGSWGLNEEERLIRYLFEEKGYNKELRPVAHKEESVEVSLALTLSNLISLKEVEETLTTNVWIEHGWTDSRLQWDAKDFGNISVLRLPPDMLWLPEIVLENNNDGSFQISYSCNVLIYPSGYVYWLPPAIFCSSCPISVTYFPFDWQNCSLKFSSLKYTAKEITLSLKQEEEEGRFYPVEWIIIDPEGFTENGEWEIVHRPARINVDPSIPLDSPGHQDVTFYLIIRRKPLFYVINILVPCVLISFMINLVFYLPADSGEKTSMAISVLLAQSVFLLLISKRLPATSMAIPLIGKFLLFGMVLVTMVVVICVIVLNIHFRTPSTHVLSEGVKKLFLETLPELLHMSRPAEDGPSPGALVRRSSSLGYISKAEEYFLLKSRSDLMFEKQSERHGLARRPTTARRPPAGSEQAQQELFSELKPAVDGANFIVNHMKDQNDYNEEKDCWNRVARTVDRLCLFVVTPIMVVGTAWIFLQGAYNQPPPQPFPGDPFSYHEQDKRFI, from the exons ATGGAGGGGCCCGTGTTAACGTTGGGGCTGCTGGCTATACTGGTCGCgtgtg GCAGCTGGGGTCTGAACGAGGAGGAGAGACTCATCCGCTACCTGTTTGAAGAGAAAGGTTACAACAAGGAGCTCCGGCCTGTGGCGCACAAGGAAGAGAGTGTGGAGGTCTCCCTGGCCCTGACGCTCTCCAACCTCATCTCCCTG AAAGAAGTAGAAGAGACCCTGACCACTAACGTGTGGATTGAGCAC GGCTGGACAGACAGCCGGCTGCAGTGGGACGCTAAAGACTTTGGAAACATCAGTGTCCTGCGCCTGCCGCCTGACATGCTGTGGCTCCCAGAGATTGTGCTAGAGAACAA CAATGACGGCTCCTTCCAGATTTCCTACTCCTGCAACGTGCTCATCTACCCCTCGGGCTACGTGTACTGGCTTCCGCCTGCCAtcttctgctcctcctgccccatcTCTGTCACCTACTTCCCCTTCGACTGGCAGAACTGCTCCCTCAAGTTCAG TTCCCTCAAGTACACAGCCAAGGAGATCACCCTGAGTCtgaagcaggaggaagaagagggccGCTTCTATCCGGTGGAGTGGATCATCATCGACCCTGAGGGCTTCACAG AGAACGGGGAATGGGAGATAGTGCACCGGCCAGCCAGGATCAACGTGGACCCCAGCATCCCACTGGACAGTCCCGGCCACCAGGATGTGACCTTTTACCTCATCATCCGCCGCAAGCCCCTCTTCTATGTCATCAACATCCTGGTGCCCTGTGTGCTCATCTCCTTCATGATCAACCTGGTCTTCTACCTGCCGGCTGACA GTGGCGAGAAGACCTCAATGGCCATCTCAGTGCTCCTGGCTCAATCCGTCTTCCTGCTGCTCATCTCCAAGCGGCTGCCCGCCACGTCCATGGCCATCCCCCTCATCGGCAA GTTCCTGCTCTTCGGCATGGTGCTGGTGACCATGGTCGTGGTGATCTGTGTCATCGTGCTCAACATCCACTTTCGCACACCCAGCACCCACGTGCTGTCTGAGGGGGTCAAGAAG CTCTTCCTGGAGACCCTGCCGGAACTCCTACACATGTCCCGCCCAGCAGAGGATGGGCCCAGCCCAGGGGCTCTCGTCCGGAGGAGCAGCTCCCTGGGCTACATCTCGAAGGCTGAGGAGTACTTCTTGCTCAAGTCCCGAAGTGACCTCATGTTTGAGAAGCAGTCCGAGCGGCACGGGCTGGCCCGGCGCCCCACCACTGCAC GCCGGCCCCCCGCAGGCTCCGAGCAAGCCCAGCAGGAGCTCTTCAGTGAGCTGAAGCCAGCTGTGGATGGGGCCAACTTCATCGTCAACCACATGAAGGACCAGAACGATTACAACGAG GAGAAGGACTGTTGGAACCGAGTGGCCCGCACAGTGGACCGACTCTGCCTATTTGTGGTGACACCCATCATGGTGGTGGGCACGGCCTGGATCTTCCTGCAGGGCGCCTACAACCAGCCTCCACCTCAGCCCTTCCCCGGGGACCCCTTTTCCTACCACGAGCAGGACAAGCGCTTCATCTAG